Below is a genomic region from Brassica rapa cultivar Chiifu-401-42 chromosome A08, CAAS_Brap_v3.01, whole genome shotgun sequence.
TAAATACCATACCAAACTTCATCAGTTGAATCACTTTTAAGAAGTATGAGATacttaatttgtttttcttctaaCAATTATCAGTTTTATTCGtgtatgaaaataaacaaacaagtaaatatatatataagcaaaaaagaagaagatattgttaactttgaatttgaattttctGTAAAATTTTGAACTGAACAACACAAACATTGTTCTTTACAGAAAGAAAACTACAATATGTAGACAGTAGCTTAGTACCATGAAAATTTGTGCAATTGGATAAGAAAATACTAAATTATAGTAGTTTAAAAAAAGAAGTCAATCCTTCCCAAAGGAATAAGAATCGAAGTTCAACAGCATACTTTAAAGGGAAATTAGGGCACATGCACataacaaaaaagaaataaagtgTATGTCCATAACAACAATTAGGCTAGAGTATTCTGTGTATTTTATGTGATATTACTTGTTTTATCCTTTGAACAATCTCAactattgatttttatttttatttttcttttgttttttttattttctttttttctttgtcttttttatttttttttcctccaaattttatttatgtatatctTTTGAATCAAATATAATTCAACCAAATTATTCTGTTACTAaagatatacatatttttttttatatatggcataacttaaatttttttaaacaatatctgacaaaaaatatactatactattaattaaaataaaataatacatttcaTTAAACGTATTTAAAACAATATGTTACTAATACTTATAGtagtatattattatatttacgtaaatagtataattttttggaGCTCCCTCCTCCTCTTCTACCTCCTTCCTTCTCCGATTCTCCCTCCACCTCctccctcctcctcttcttcttcctctctcctgCCCTTGCTCTTACTTCTCATCCCTCCTTCtccctccacctcctcctccttttcctctcctcttcttcctttgtTGCTCCTCCTCTTCAAATGCAtgctatttttgaatatttttctgtatttttttatactttttactTAATATACATAGTACGGTATAATATGTTTATTATGTTAAATGTACGTGACGCACGCTTGTAAGGAGAATAAAGTCAAAAATATACCAAATTGTCCCATCAAATAGTGATTAGTGTAGTATGACTATATTCTTTATTTTATGTTCTCTTATGTATATACACCAAATTCTCCCTActttaaaacaacaaaacaatacAAACAacaaataatcattttattgGAATTTGagataatttgaaaatttatgtGGTTTTCTGtatatttgtataaaattatactatagtttttttttttgaaaataaaaattatactataGTTCAGCATAAGCTTTTGTCTAACTTCCGTCTAATTTATctttaatatatgttattttatctAAATAAATTGTATTATTACCATGAAAATTGTGCATTGGATAAgcaattatattaatttattttttaagtcAATCTTCTCAAAGAATCAAAGTTCAACAACATTCTtttataaaacaacaaaacaagacAAACAACTAAAACTTATTTCATGGGAATTTGagataatttgaaaaatttatgtggttttctatatattttgtattaaattaTACTATAGTTGAACACAAACTTTTGTCTTACATTCGtataatttttctttaatatattttaatttatatgtatttgcATTGGTATAAATAAAGACAAATAAAACACTATACATATCTCATTTCCATGTGGCCACTATAATTATTGCTCTATAAAATCCAAAAATACACACAAAATAAACAGCGGAAAGCTTACAACAAGTCACAAGACTCATTAGGCTTTCATACTCTGATGCAAAAATCGTGAGAGATGTCTCTCTTCTACGATCTCCAAATCAATATCAATGGAGAATACACATTCTTCCTCAATCAggtaaaacaaaaaccaaacctAAAAGAACGAATCTTGATTATGCTCTGTTTCTTATTAGTTATTTCTCTGTATGCTCTGTTTTAGGATGTGATCTCAAAGTACTCTGGGAGCTTAAGGAAGATGATAAAACAgagcaagaagaagagaaacaagAAGAATAAAGATCCAGAAGTCATCACTATCGAGATCGACGAGTTTCCAGGTGGACCAGATGGGTTTGAGTTGGTTTCAAGGTTCTGTTACAACAACGGAGGAATCTCAATCGATGTCTCAAATGTCTCGACTCTGTACTGTTGCTCTGTTTTTCTAGGCATGACAGAGAAGCTCTGTTTCTCTAACCTTCTGACTCAGACAGAGACTTTTCTTGAAGAAGTGTTCTATGGTTCTTGGAACGACATCGTTTTAAGCCTCAAGAACTGCGAGCAAGAGCAAGTGTTCCTCCACGCGGATTCGTATGGTCTCGTCGATAAACTCATTTTCTCAGCTTTGACAAAAATCTCTCGGAGTTCAGAAGCCTTCTCTCCCTCTTCTCCGTCTTCTTCTTCGCCTTCGTCGGCCAAGAACACGCCTGAATCAGACAAAAGGTTAACTTCTTGGACAGTTTCTTGCGGAAGAAGCAACGAGTGGTGGTTTGATGATATGTCAAGTCTCTCCCCAATGATCATCTTGAAGCTAATAAGGATCACTGGAGCTTACAAAACCAACGTAAAAAGTTTGGTACTAACTAAGTTTCTTCTTCATTATCTCAAGACAAGACTCCAAACCAAGTCAAACAAGACAGAGCTTATGAGGAACAAGCTTGAGTACTCTGAGTTAGCTGATACAGCGGTTAGAGGAGTGGTTTCAGCTGGTAAAACAGCGTTTTCTTGCAGGAAACTCTTCTGGGTTCTTCGTGTTTTATCCAGTTTTACTCTAAGTAGAGAGTCAAAGACCGGTTTGGAAACCCTAATTGGAGAAATGCTGGATCAAGCAACACTTGATGATCTTCTGATACCTGCAGCTGGAGGAAGCAGAGAGAGTGGGTTTTACAATGTTGATCTTGTGATAAGGTTGCTGAAAATGTTTGTGAAgagcagagaagaagaagaagaagaatcaaatgTGAAAGAAGTTGGGAGGTTGATTGATAAGTATTTGAGAGAGATATCTCCAGATCAGAATTTGAAAGTATCCAAGTTCCTTGGAGTTGCAGAGAGTTTGCCAGATTCAGCTAGGGATTGCTTTGATGGAGTTTACAGAGCCATTGACATCTATCTACaggtcagtttttttttattttcttgaatttttctttttattttacaaagattttattgAATCTCTTCACCAACTATgcaaacaaaaaatgtttttaatacAAAGTGAgacaaataaaatagaaaataagtttttattttattttgtactgGACATACAGAAGACGACAAGTGACAGATAGATTTCAATACAATTTTCTATTGAATACATTTTGGTTTCTTAtactaatcaagtgatcatacACAGAGTGAAACTATTCTTTTAATCATCATAAAGATTTGAAATTTGTGATTATGTGTATATACACGGAgagtatatgttatatttaagaCTTGGAGTCATCTTCAGTTTCTTCACTGTCTTGTTGCTGCCGTGGGGTTCCTGTCAGATTACCTCACAACGATACAATTTCTTCTGTATTCTTGTCTGTCTGGTCCTTTTACCacttttaaaaatactattaataACACTATACTAAAAACTCAAAACTATAGTTCTTTTTGGGTATGGTACTATCATTTGCCATGTGAAACACTCTTGCAAGTATccatattcaaaaaaaaaaaaaaaaatttggagacATCCATTTTATTAAATTCCCAATACGAACTTTAAAGAACTAATGATATTGCAGTTTTATATTAGATCGTTTTTTCtagaaaatttcaaattttgcatcaatttttcttaaatttacaACCTATATATATTGCAAACTGATATCAGTGCCCTATATAGTAAGTCGattctaatttttgtttttttgttgttgttgttgtacagTCTCATTCGAATCTGACACCACAAGATCGAACAAAGATATGTCGATGCCTCAATTACAAGAAACTAACAAGGGAGACCTGCAAACAGCTTGCCAGAAACCCTAAGATCCCCCCAGACGTGGCCGTTCAAGCACTCAAGTCCAGTTGTGAAAATCAAGAACACAGGACTCAAGAGGTGAAACTTGTAAACAAGAGTACGTGTCGTAGTCGTAGACACTCACAAGACAAGAAGCATGTAATGTTGCACCTCAAAGGCTTTGAGATATCAGAGAAATTAGCTGAGGAGTTGAAGACTAAAGGAGGATATAACTGGAAGGTTATGGATAGTTTCAGAGAAGGGTTATGACTTATGAGGTCAAATGGTAATCTCACTTGCGTCCCAGTGTTGTACAGAGTTTTGTACAAATAATCAGTTCTGCGTTTTCATATCAAAAGCTATGAATGAATTTATGAACATTACCTTTCACTTCTCTACCAAGTAAATCAACAACCATACACGCAAATTGATCCCCATTTGGCTCCAAATTAAATTGAACCAAACCGaatcaaatcaaaccaaaataaacCGAACTGATAATATTTGGTTTGGCTAAAATTCAATCGgttttgttcagtacacaaaaaCTGATCAGTTCGTCAAATACCAACCAAACAAACTGAATAAATAAGCCGAAATTAAGGGAACTATGCCAAATTTTATCAGAATAATTTGTCTCCCACCGAATAAACCGAGATATGAAACGTTTTTGGTTGAATTCGGAACACAAAATAGAActcaaaaccaaaccgaatagTCCAAatttcaaaccaaaccaaaataaatttagtGATATATTCTCAAAAccaagaaaaactaaaaaaaaaacgaatgcTCAGTTTTGTACTTAAAATgtttgtaatttatatttttgattccTAACTTAACTAAGAGAGTTATTGGTTGATGCATCTTAATGAAAATCCAAACTAGTTCTAGTGTTATTGATTCTATAAAttgttaatatatttgattatatttttttgttaaaaatacatCGATTCAAATTCAAGAGAAAATTACAGTAATGTAGATTTTTAAGATTTAAATCCGAGAAAGAAACTCCGGTTTTGTAATATTAATTGAAATTTGTaggttaaattttaaaatcatatattttaattgGATTTGTAAATacgaaataaattttttaatcaataaaaatacataaaccaaTAATATTTGTGATCGGTCTTAGCTGATGTGATCTCAGTTTACTACCGTTTGCGCATTTTTCATCAATTTCAAACGTAAATAACAATACTAGGAAGTAATGAAACAGTGTTGTAACATAATGAATTTACAGGGACGTACATCTCATTTTCTTAAGAATCACCACCAACTTTGGCGACAATAACTGAAGCATAGTGAGCAATGTTAGTCTCAGGCGAGTGTTTAAGCCTTGCGATGACAGGGAACAACTCCGATGACTTCACGAACTGTCTGCAAATCTGGTGGTTCGAACACATTTTAGCCAGCGAGAAGAGTGCTATCTTGAGCGGTGACTCACTTCCAGTCTCTTTCTTGCTCGGGTTCAGAGCAGTAGCCGAGCAATCCGCAACCAACTTCAGTAACGTCTGCACCACAAAATACGCGAAATTAGACACCAGTTTCTTGCCTGAGACACACAATCTTGACAAGACACAATATTAAACACCAAGCTTTTAGTTTGTGACCTGAGAAATCTATGTGAACAACTTAATATCCGAGGTATTGAGTGAAACCGTTTTAGAATTTCGTGATTGATTTGAGACGAGTGCAGATACTTAACCTGTAAAGCTCCTTTGGAGACTATATCTTCACAAAGCTTGTTGGAGTTTCGGACAAGGTTGCTCAATGCACCAGCAGCGTTCGCTTTTGTCTTGTCTTCTTCGGCTGAGGTCAAAACGTTTGCGAGCTGCGTTATAGATCGTCTTAGTTCTTCGTACAGCTTGTCACTATGGTAAGCAGCGTTCCCAATCTACAACAAAAGGGACCTCTTTTAAAAtttgatcaaaatatttatgaaatgttTGTTAATTTGTGATGAGCTTACAGCAAAGCAAGCGAATTTCTGTGTTCTTTTGTCAGGATCAGCGCATCGATCAATGAGGAGACCGATGATTTGATGTTCCGCCTACAAAAAGAACAAACACGCAGACAATGTAAGAAGGAACACTCTGTTCTCAAAACATAAAGCTCCTCAAAGTGTTGTTACTTACGAGAGAACTGTAGAAATATTCATTGTGTCTGCACATGTTGCCAAGAGCACTACACGCTTTTGCACGTATATTTGGATCCGGATGAGTGAGGAACTCCTTCAAAGGCTGCAACACAGAAGCCTCACCGATGTATTTGTAGAAAGCCTACACGGTAGACGACAATACTAACAAGTTAGATAGTAGCATGTGTACTTAACAATCCTATGTGTCTAAGCAAAAAGAATGCAACATGTGTTTATTTCCGTTCTATGAATTTAGAAATCGTACCTTATCCATCCTCGATAGATCCGATATGATCATCAAAACATCAAGTATGACTTCTCTTGGACTTGACTGGTTGAGTAGTTTTTTCATTCTGTTGGGATCCAACAGACCTTTGCTAACGAGCTCTACCGCAAGACGTGGTCGACCCACCATTTTGGCAAGAAAAGCAACTGGCCTTACTAGATCCTTTAAGTCCAAGTGTTCCAAGCAACGGAGAATTAAACTGGGTACTCCCACCTGAAAAGTTCAATCCAAAGAGATATATTCAGTTCACATAATGACTAGCACTAAGAACCAAACAGAATGCTGGGTGAAGAAGTGAAACCCAACTACTAGTCACAGTTAACATTGTTGAATGTTAAAAGAAATTACTAATTGATGCCGATATAATGATCTATTACGTGATTTCAGCTCGTAATCATGAGAAATGAGCTGTAGATTCTAATTAACAAACAAACATAATTGTATATAAAATCAAGGAAACAGAATCGAATAACTAACCTCCACGAGGACTTTTATGTATTTGTCCATATCCTCTTCAATAGCTTTTAGCAGATCTCTATCTTCGATGCACACTCTCACGCCAGGAGAGCCCACGTTGAGAATGAATCCACTATTCACAGAAGCAGTGGCAGATAACGGACCTGGTTGACTTTGCAGAGCAACAAAAGGAAAAGCAAGCAGATCAATTATCACATTGATCGTCTCTCTGGCTCCATCTTTTCCTCCACCAGGACCTCCCCAGCTCTTTACTAGCTTGAGATGAGCATCAGACATTAAATAGGAAACCAGCTTCATGTTTTCAGTCTTCACTAGAACTTGACGGAAAGTTAATGTGCCGCCTGAAAGACAGTGGCATAGAGACGAAACAGCCCATATAAAGCCCATAGGGGACAAGCCAGTCCTATTGGGAGTGTTCTTGATGTCATCTGGGGAAGCATTTGAAAGTCTTCCAGCTAACAGATTCATAAGAAGCGATGGTGTACCACTTGCAATAAGCTGTTGTACAGTTAAAGGTCCTCCCCACTTCAATCTGGATTCTAATAAACCAATACATCCATCCAGAAGTCCATGCCATTTGGTGAGATTAGACTTGGCAGAAGGAGATATGACTTCACCTTCATTACTTGGCATAGGCCGTAGATGATAACACAGCTTAGTAGCTCGAGGAATCAGAGGCACTGCCATCTCAGAGACAGAAGATTCAGCAGAAGATCCTTTTTCAAGAGAGAGAATAGATGCAAGAGCAAGCATAGCTGATGCGGAGTGATTCTGAAGGGAAGCTTCGATTTTATCCTCTGAGGCAATATGATTGGCTATGGCAGAAAGACGATGTAGATGCTTCTTTGGAGAAGTTGTTAGCATCAACAGAGCAGAACTTCTCCCACTTAAGTTCAAACATTGGGCAACTGTTGCCAACAGAAGGCATGAATGGAACACCAGATTATTTAGTCTACCCTTGATGTTATTTGTTTCTCCGGTTTGTTGGTCTTTGATCGTTGATGCTGCATAAGATAGTATAGAAAATATTTCTGAAATAACAGTACCATCCTCTCCACCactgactgtggtagtgatagGCAGTGAACTGGGAAGACCACAAAGCACGCTAGGCATAAGTCCATTGTGAAGGCAGCATCTTGACAAGAGCTGATGAATCACAGAAGGCGTTTCCAGTTAGTTTCAACAAGGGTAAAAGAAACAAGCTACAAAATTTGTAAGTTTACAAAGCTAAATAAGGAGGGGAGCATCACATAATCACCTGGATTGCAGAAATCAATGGAGCCTCCACTCGTTGGTGGAGGCAATGGCTGACAGCTATTTGCAAATGTTTTGATCGGAGAAATGTTCTTGTCACTGTATCGACAAGTTTCTCAGATAACGGACCCCACTCACAGTTTCTTTGGTCAAGCTGAGAGAGACGATGGCTTTGCAAGGCATCGAGAGGAAATATGTAGGCGTTGTCATTCTTGAACAATGTTTCCGAAGTATCTATGAGAATCCATATTGCTCTACAAGCTTCACAAGCTGCTGCTAACATGTGTGAAGAACCAGAAGCTAAACTCGACCCAGAAGAAGCCAAACAAAGACACAAATGATCAACTATGCGGGACATGTTAGCATGCTCCAAAATCTGTTGCGAAGTAGAATCAGGAGTTGAAGTCTTAAGATTTTCCGCAACACGAGACAGCATCGTTGTGATGCAAGAACATGCCTCGTATAAAATTCTACCAGTCCCTTCTTCTTCCCATCCGACAACCTAcatacacataaatttataaataagtacAATTGGTTTGATCTCAAGACAACCTCTGCACGAAAAGAAAGGTCACCTGCACGAAGATTTCCACTAATTTGGTCCAGTGCCTGATGTAGGAACTATGTATGCTACTGCCTTCAATATGCCCTACCAAGTTTTTAGTCACTGAAAGACTCTGATACAGAAACAAGCAAGCGTTACGAATCATCTCTGACTCTCAAATAAAGTAGAAGATCTAATCAAAAACAAGGAAGAAGTTTTGCTCAAGAAAATTCACCTTTGGTATTATGTTGTTGAACTCGGATGATTTCTTCCCAACAAGAGCGTCAGTAAAATCTAGCAGTGCACATGTTATTTTATCAATCAGTCCAACTGAAACTATGGCGCGAGCGGCAACCAAATTGGAAATGATTCTGAGGGACTGAACAGAGCAAGCAACATCTTTGTCCCTGCACACCCATGAAGACAATGCGAATATCATAAAACTGCAGCAAATCGCTGTAGGAGAGTAGAAGATCACAAGACCAGAGGATTCAAACCTTATTTTACATAGAATATGTATTTCTGTTCCCGTTAATATGATCTGGTAGGTTAAAGAAACAACACATACACCAAATTTTACCTTTTAGACTGTTGCGTGGATTTTGAACATCTTTCCAGTGAAAGCAAAATAACATCCATTGCTTTATCATCTTCACATATAACTTTTGCACCTTTAGCAGTGCGGGATGTATTTTCCAGTTTGTCTAATGTTGCGTCACCTGAAATGAGAAAAACAACACAGGCATGAACGATGTTGGTATATGCGTCCATTATGAAGAAGGAcaaataatttagaaattcCGGAAGAAGATTAAAGTCCTTTCACAGATATCATGATGTTTGTGGAGTTTCTGAAACTATCTATAGAAGATGAGAGAGAACTGGGTTTATATTTGAAATGTACCGAACCTAAAGTAAAATCCTATAAAAAGAGTAAGAAGAAAAGATTAACAAATAAAATCTCCCACTACCTGCACTTTTGATATCCTCTTGGGTTGGGAATCCGAGGAAGGCCTCAGGTGATGGAGAAATTACTTCGACAGCACTCTTCATATCTGACTGAACGTCAGCTAGAGTTCCTGGAGCAGAGGCGTCTTTAACCGGGGTCGCAGAGTCACATTTTTCTGTGACATTAACACTACAAAATTAATAAAggataaaaataattaagagaCAGTCTAACCACAGACTGAAGTTAGACAAACCGTTTCTTTGTTGTCCTCCATTTCCTTGTCTCCAAGTTGCCTTATGGTCCACTACTGCTGTATGCATTTCCTGAATACGAGTTCCAAAATCTTCTTAGTGATCTATTACTATTATCCCAACAATCTTTTCCAATTCACAAATTGTTTTAATTGAACGTAAAGGACAATTTCAACAAATATTTTGTCCATAAGACACAAGCTGCAAACTGTAAGTCATCAGTAGAAGATTGTTACCCTGGCTTCCGCTTCCTCTAGTGATTCTTTAACAAAGGGGTGCTGGAGAAGAGCAGGCCAGGTTAATCGACTTTGGGGCACCTATTTTGCGTTGTAATATACAAACATTTTAGCACTTTCCAAGATAAGTCTTACGAATATCAATACATGGTAAATATAGCTTGGAACAATAGAAACTTCACCTTGTTGAGCAATCCCTTCAAAAAGCTTTTGAAATTATGACTCATTTCATCAGGATATTTGACAGGGTCCTGACGCAGTCGGAAATCACTAAGGTTAGCAAACACTAACCCTTAGATCAAAATCAAGCTCTCAAGCAAGAACTCGAATATTAAGCTCTGGAATCCACCAGAAAAGATAAAagcttaaaaacttctattgaTAAGAAAGATATGAATATCCAAAACAGAATACCTAAAACTCTCTTATATAGAGAGAGCCTAAAACATAAAAAGGTAAATCcctataataaaaagaaaacatgaaataaaaggaaaacTTCTAGATTAGGTTATGTAAATCTAAGAGTCTCCTACATCAGTCTCCTCCACCTCGAAAGAACTCGACCCCGAGTTCTCTTCTGGATAAAGAACACCATCAGCATGGTATTCATAGATGTCAGCCACATTGAACGTATTAGAAATGTTCATGTCTTCTGGAAGTGCCACCACATAAGCATTATCATTTAACTTCCGCAAAATCTTGAATGGACCATATTTGCGAGGCTGTAGCTTGCGATATGTGCCCACGGGGAATCTTTCTTTTCGTAGAAACACCATcacttcatctccttctttgaAAACCTTGAGTCTTCTACGCTTGTCTGCTGCTTCTTTATTCTTTTGGCCAGTTGCTTCTAACTTCGCTCGGACAGCGTCTCTAGTTGCTAGAATATCCTCTGCCATAGCCTCAGCTGAGATACTAACTCCAGGAGCTTTAGGCAACTTAACCAAATCGACCACATGCTTCGGAATAGAACAATAGACCAAAGAAAAAGGTGATTTCCCTGTAGCTGAGTGCACGGCactgttgtaagcaaactccacttgAGGTAAAGCCAGATCCCATTGTTTCGGTTTATCTCCACAAACACTTCGAATCATATTTCCCAAAGTTCTATTCGTCACCTCGGTTTGcccatcagtctgtggatgaGCTGTAGAACTCCGTTTCAAGCTGGTTCCAAACATTCTCCAAAGTGTAATCCAGAAGTGACTCAGAAACTTGGTATCTCTGTCGGAAATTATTGTCTTAGGAACCCCATGAAGACGTACCACTTCCCGAAAAAATAACTTGGCGATGTTAGAGGCATCTGCAGTCTTCTTGCAAGCGATGAAATGCGACATCTTGGAGAATCTGTCAACGACCACAAACACAGAATCGACGCCTCGCTGTGTACGAGGTAAGCCtagcacaaaatccatagacAAGTCTTGCCAAATATCTTCTGGGATTGGTAATGGCATATAAAGTCCAGTGTTCTGAGATTGTCCTCTAGAAACCTGACAGATATAACACCTTTTAACTATAGCACCCGCATCTCTCCTTAAATGTGGCCAATAAAACCTTGTCTCCAAGCTAGCAATGGTCTTGTCTCTTCCCAAATGACCACTAAGGCCGCCACCATGCAAATCGCGAATCAACTTTTCTCGTAATGACGAGCAAGGAATGCACAGCCTGTCTCCTTTAAAAAGATAACCATCTCGTATGTGGAAATCTGCCGAAGGATGCTTCCCATTACATTTGCCCCATAACTCCTTGAATTCAACATCACATTCGTACAACTCCTTCAAAGACTCGAAACCCACAACCTCTTGTGCTAAGATAGTGAGTAAGGAAGCTCTTCTACTCAAGGCGTCTGCCACCTTGTTAAGAGTTCCAGACTTATGCTGAATAATGAAAGGAAACTTTTGCAGAAAACTTACCCAACGAGCATGCATCTTATTTATCACTTTCTGGCTGTGAAGATACTTTAGAGCTTGGTGGTCTGTAAATAGAACAAACTCTCTCTGAACCAAGTAATGCTCCCATTGTCGAAGAGCTCGAAAAACCGCATAGAACTCTTGATCATACGTGCTCCACTTTTGGCGAGCTTCACTTAACTTTTCACTAAAGAAAGCTATCGGTCGTTTTTCTTGTGATAAGACGGCACCTATTCCCACACCACTAGCATCACATTCCACTTGAAACACTTTGTCAAAATCGGGTAAGGCTAATACTGGTGCAGTACAAAGCCTCTCTTTAATTAAAGCAAAACTCTCTTCCTGTTCAGATCCCCAATGAAACTTCCCTTTCTTCAAACACTCAGTGATAGGCGCAGTAATGGTACTAAAATCTCTAACAAATCTTCTGTAGAAAGTAGCTAGACCATGAAAGCTGCGTATCTCAGTGACTGACTTAGGAACCGGCCAATCCCTTATGGCACTCACTTTCTCCTGGTCAACCTGAATCCCTTCTTCACCAATAACAAATCCAAGAAATAACAGCTTGTTGGTGCTGAACGTACATTTTTTTAGATTGATGTACAATTGGTTTTCTTGTAAAACCTGCAAAACTTGCTTCAAATGTTCCATATGCTCGTCTTTTGTTTTACTGTATATCaaaatgtcatcaaaataaACCACCACAAAAGAACCAATGAACGGGCGGAGAACCTggttcattaatctcatgaaagtGCTAGGAGCATTTGACAACCCAAAAGGCATCACCATCCATTCGAATAATCCGTCTTTACTCTTaaaagcagttttccactcatctccagGCCTGATTCGAATTTGATGATAGCCACTTCGAAGATCTATTTTTGAAAACACCTTAGAACCTGAcaactcatcaagcatatctTCCAACCGGGGTATAGGGAATCGATATTTAATGGTTATCTTATTAATGGCTCTACTATCAACACACATCCGCCACTGGTTACCTTTCTTAGGAACTAGCAGAACCGGTACGGCACATGGACTCATGCTCTCACGAATAAATCCTTTTCTCAGCAAATCTTCAATCTGTTCCCTTAAAATCTCATTCTCCTTAGGGCTCATACGGTAATGGGGAAGATTTGGCAGACTGGATCCTGGAATCAAGTCAATATGATGCTGAATATCTCTCATGGGAGGTAGATCATTAGGAAGTTCTTCCGCAATCAACTCTTTGAAGTCATCCAGAATTTCTAACACTTCTCTTGGGGTTGACGTTTCCTCCGTTACTGCACTCAACAACCCTTTAACAACCAAGGGATAGAAACACCTTGCTTCTTGAACATCCCCATCAAGCTCTTTGTCGTCATGTGTCATAACCAAGAAACTTGACTTCTTTTCCTTCGCAGTGTTACAAAAATCCTTAACAGGTGCCATGGCAATTTTATGGTTGCCCCACGTAAACATTATCACATTGTCTCGACCTCGATATGTGATATCGTTATCATACTGCCAAGGTCGTCCAAGAAGAATGTGACAAACATCCATGTCAAGAACGTCACAAGTGATCTCCT
It encodes:
- the LOC103832887 gene encoding serine/threonine-protein kinase TIO isoform X2 — translated: MGVEDYHVIELVGEGSFGRVYKGRRKYTGQTVAMKFIMKQGKSDKDIHSLRQEIEILRKLKHENIIEMLDSFENAREFCVVTEFAQGELFEVLEDDKCLPEEQVQAIAKQLVKALHYLHSNRIIHRDMKPQNILVGPGSVVKLCDFGFARAMSANTVVLRSIKGTPLYMAPELVREQPYNHTADLWSLGVILYELYVGQPPFYTNSVYALIRHIVKVPQSRLTWPALLQHPFVKESLEEAEAREMHTAVVDHKATWRQGNGGQQRNEKCDSATPVKDASAPGTLADVQSDMKSAVEVISPSPEAFLGFPTQEDIKSAGDATLDKLENTSRTAKGAKVICEDDKAMDVILLSLERCSKSTQQSKRDKDVACSVQSLRIISNLVAARAIVSVGLIDKITCALLDFTDALVGKKSSEFNNIIPKSLSVTKNLVGHIEGSSIHSSYIRHWTKLVEIFVQVVGWEEEGTGRILYEACSCITTMLSRVAENLKTSTPDSTSQQILEHANMSRIVDHLCLCLASSGSSLASGSSHMLAAACEACRAIWILIDTSETLFKNDNAYIFPLDALQSHRLSQLDQRNCEWGPLSEKLVDTVTRTFLRSKHLQIAVSHCLHQRVEAPLISAIQLLSRCCLHNGLMPSVLCGLPSSLPITTTVSGGEDGTVISEIFSILSYAASTIKDQQTGETNNIKGRLNNLVFHSCLLLATVAQCLNLSGRSSALLMLTTSPKKHLHRLSAIANHIASEDKIEASLQNHSASAMLALASILSLEKGSSAESSVSEMAVPLIPRATKLCYHLRPMPSNEGEVISPSAKSNLTKWHGLLDGCIGLLESRLKWGGPLTVQQLIASGTPSLLMNLLAGRLSNASPDDIKNTPNRTGLSPMGFIWAVSSLCHCLSGGTLTFRQVLVKTENMKLVSYLMSDAHLKLVKSWGGPGGGKDGARETINVIIDLLAFPFVALQSQPGPLSATASVNSGFILNVGSPGVRVCIEDRDLLKAIEEDMDKYIKVLVEVGVPSLILRCLEHLDLKDLVRPVAFLAKMVGRPRLAVELVSKGLLDPNRMKKLLNQSSPREVILDVLMIISDLSRMDKAFYKYIGEASVLQPLKEFLTHPDPNIRAKACSALGNMCRHNEYFYSSLAEHQIIGLLIDRCADPDKRTQKFACFAIGNAAYHSDKLYEELRRSITQLANVLTSAEEDKTKANAAGALSNLVRNSNKLCEDIVSKGALQTLLKLVADCSATALNPSKKETGSESPLKIALFSLAKMCSNHQICRQFVKSSELFPVIARLKHSPETNIAHYASVIVAKVGGDS